The Vulpes lagopus strain Blue_001 chromosome 6, ASM1834538v1, whole genome shotgun sequence genome has a segment encoding these proteins:
- the DLST gene encoding dihydrolipoyllysine-residue succinyltransferase component of 2-oxoglutarate dehydrogenase complex, mitochondrial, protein MLSRTRCVSRAFSRSLSAFQKGNCPLGRRSLPGVSLCQGPGYPDSRKIVINNSSVFSVRFFRTTAVCKDDVITVKTPAFAESVTEGDVRWEKAVGDTVAEDEVVCEIETDKTSVQVPSPANGVIEALLVPDGGKVEGGTPLFTLRKTGAAPAKAKPAEAPAAAVPKAEPAASAVPPPPAASIPTQMPPMPSPSQPLASKPVSAVKPAAAPPVAEPGAGKGLRSEHREKMNRMRQRIAQRLKEAQNTCAMLTTFNEIDMSNIQEMRARHKDAFLKKHNLKLGFMSAFVKASAFALQEQPVVNAVIDDATKEVVYRDYIDISVAVATPRGLVVPVIRNVEAMNYADIERTISELGEKARKNELAIEDMDGGTFTISNGGVFGSLFGTPIINPPQSAILGMHGIFDRPVAVGGKVEVRPMMYVALTYDHRLIDGREAVTFLRKIKAAVEDPRVLLLDI, encoded by the exons gGGTCTCCTTATGTCAGGGACCAGGTTACCCTGACAGCAGGAAGATTGT TATTAACAACAGTAGTGTCTTCAGTGTTCGCTTCTTCAGAACTACAGCTGTGTGCA aGGATGATGTGATTACAGTCAAAACACCAGCATTTGCAGAATCTGTCACAGAGGGAGATGTCAGGTGGGAGAAAG CTGTTGGAGATACTGTTGCAGAAGATGAAGTGGTTTGTGAGATTGAAACTGACAAG ACATCTGTGCAGGTTCCATCACCAGCAAATGGAGTGATTGAAGCTCTTTTGGTACCTGATGGGGGAAAAGTAGAAGGAGGCACTCCTCTTTTCACACTCAGGAAAACTGGCG CTGCTCCTGCTAAGGCCAAGCCTGCTGAAGCTCCTGCTGCTGCAGTCCCAAAAGCAGAGCCTGCAGCATCGGCagttcctcctccccctgcagcaTCCATACCCACTCAGATGCCACCAATGCCCTCGCCCTCACAACCTCTTGCTAGCAAACCAG TGTCTGCGGTGAAACCCGCTGCTGCCCCTCCAGTAGCTGAGCCAGGAGCTGGCAAGGGTCTGCGTTCAGAACATCGG GAGAAAATGAACAGGATGCGGCAGCGCATCGCCCAGCGTCTGAAGGAGGCCCAGAACACGTGTGCGATGCTGACTACTTTCAATGAGATCGACATGAG TAACATCCAGGAGATGAGGGCTCGACACAAAGATGCTTTTCTGAAGAAACATAACCTCAAACTAGGTTTCATGTCAGCATTCGTGAAAGCCTCAGCCTTTGCCTTGCAGGAGCAGCCTGTTGTAAATGCAG tgATTGATGACGCAACCAAAGAGGTGGTGTATAGGGATTATATTGACATCAGTGTCGCGGTGGCCACCCCACGG GGTCTGGTGGTTCCCGTCATCAGGAACGTGGAAGCTATGAATTACGCAGATATCGAGCGAACCATCAGTGAACTGGGAGAGAAG GCCCGAAAGAATGAACTTGCTATTGAAGATATGGATGGTGGTACCTTCACCATTAGCAACGGAGGTGTTTTTGGCTCCCTCTTTGGAACACCCATCATCAACCCCCCTCAGTCGGCCATCCTGGGCATGCACGGCATCTTTGATAGGCCAGTGGCTGTGGGAGGCAAG GTGGAGGTACGGCCCATGATGTACGTGGCATTGACCTATGATCATCGGCTGATCGACGGGAGAGAGGCAGTAACTTTTCTCCGCAAAATCAAGGCGGCGGTagaggatcccagagtcctactACTGGACATCTAG